The Oceaniferula marina genome segment CCTTTCAGGCAGGACCAACATTGTAAAAGAACTCGTAACGCGGAGATAAAAAAACCGATCGGAATCTGCTCTCTCAAGCTTGCTACTCTCGTAGTGTTCCCGATCGACTTACTGTCTCTCGCGTGCCCTCCCTTCGGAGCGGCGGGCGGAACCTACTCAAAATTTCATTTTCCGCAAGATCTTTCTGCATCAAATTACAACTTTTTTACCACCCCCTTCACAACCCCCTGATTTACAAGGGAAAGACCAAATCATTTTTTTGATCATCCACGACCAAAAACGCACCAATCTGACCCAGCGATCATTCAAAATGCAAATTTGGCCTTTTGGAGACCAAAAATCGCGCCGGAAACCCGACGCGATTCGAAGACTTTTTTACGACTTAATTCCAATGACTTTCTTAGTGGGACACCGGAGGAGGGACATCCTCCCCACCATCCTCGGAAACGGGAACCCGGATACCATCCACCATGGCCTGAATATCCGCAGGGGGCGCCGGCGTGAAGACACAAACCAATGAGGCCACAGCAAAATTGATCAACATCCCAATACAACCGATCCCCTCCGGAGAAATCCCCCAGAGGTAATGCTCCGTTTTACCTCCAAGGAATTGGAAGTAGACAATATAGCTAATCGTGAAGGTAATCCCACAAATCATCCCTGCGATGGCACCCTCCCGGTTCATACGCTTGGAAAAGATCCCCATCAACAAGGTTGGGAAAAAGGATGACGCGGCGAGACCGAAGGCAAAGGCCACCGTTTTCGCAATAAAGGCTGACGGAGGGTTGATACCAAAATACGTCGCTACAGCCAGAGCGGCAAAGGATGCCATACGCGCGTATCGCACCTCGTCCTTATCACTTAAATCGGGATTTACGATGCGCTTCATCAAGTCGTGGGATATCGATGTCGAGAGAACCAAAAGCAAACCGGCTGCGGTTGAAAGTGCGGCGGCAATACAACCAGCCATTAACAAGGCAATCACCCAAGGAGGCAATCCAGCCATGTGCGGATTTGCCATGACCATAATATCATTTCCAAACCAGAGCTCGTTCGGGTTCGACATATCCGCCTTACTGGCGAGCAGACGCTGCCCATGCGGGCCCACTTGCTGATCCTTCGGAGCATCATACTGCGGATACACCGGAGATTTCCCCTGGAACACCGCATTGCGCTGGGCCTCGGATTTGCCGGGACCAAAGTATTGGATTTTCCCGTCACCATTTTTATCCACCCACGCCATCTGCCCGGTTTTTTCAAACTCCTTAAACCAACCTGGCGCCTCGACATACGCCGTCTGATGTAACTTCTGAATCAAATTGACCCGGGAGAACGCTCCGATCGTCGGCGCCGTCAAATAAATCACCGCAATAAACGCCAAGGTCCAACAAGCAGACTTCCTCACGGCCACCACATTCTTCACCGTGAAAAAACGAACAATCACATGAGGCAGGCCAGCCGTGCCACACATCAAAGCCGCGGTGATACAAAACATATTCACCGTCGACATTTTCCCAGAAGTGTATTCTTGAAAACCAAGCTTCGTATTGATCTGGTTCAATTTTTCCAAAAAGGGCACATGCTCGCCCCCTACGGTATAATCACCGATCAGCCCAAGCTGGGGAACCAGATTATTGGTCAGGGCAATCGCAATGAAAATGGCGGGGATGGTATAAGCAAATGCCATCACACAGTACTGGGCAACCTGGGTGTAGGTAATCCCCTTCATCCCTCCCAGACCTGCGTAGAAAAAGACAATCGCCGCTCCACTCATCACCCCGGCCGGGATACCAATACCAAACAACTGGGAAAAGACGACCCCGACGCCCCGCATCTGCCCCATGATATAAGTCATACAAATAAAAATCGCGCAAACGACGGCCACACCACGGGCCACTCTGGAATAATAGCGGTCACCGACAAAATCAGGCACGGTAGCCTTTCCGAATTTTCGAAGAAAGGGAACCATCAGCACAGTTAACAAAACGAAGCCTCCCGTCCACCCCATCAAAAAACGGGACGCATCGTAGCCGGTGATGGCCACAGTGCCGGCCATCGAGATAAAGGTTGCGGCAGACATCCAATCGGCAGCGGTAGCCATAC includes the following:
- a CDS encoding sodium:solute symporter family protein; translation: MTQDHWNFIFIGISFALYIGIAVKSRAASTKEYYTAGGGVSPFANGMATAADWMSAATFISMAGTVAITGYDASRFLMGWTGGFVLLTVLMVPFLRKFGKATVPDFVGDRYYSRVARGVAVVCAIFICMTYIMGQMRGVGVVFSQLFGIGIPAGVMSGAAIVFFYAGLGGMKGITYTQVAQYCVMAFAYTIPAIFIAIALTNNLVPQLGLIGDYTVGGEHVPFLEKLNQINTKLGFQEYTSGKMSTVNMFCITAALMCGTAGLPHVIVRFFTVKNVVAVRKSACWTLAFIAVIYLTAPTIGAFSRVNLIQKLHQTAYVEAPGWFKEFEKTGQMAWVDKNGDGKIQYFGPGKSEAQRNAVFQGKSPVYPQYDAPKDQQVGPHGQRLLASKADMSNPNELWFGNDIMVMANPHMAGLPPWVIALLMAGCIAAALSTAAGLLLVLSTSISHDLMKRIVNPDLSDKDEVRYARMASFAALAVATYFGINPPSAFIAKTVAFAFGLAASSFFPTLLMGIFSKRMNREGAIAGMICGITFTISYIVYFQFLGGKTEHYLWGISPEGIGCIGMLINFAVASLVCVFTPAPPADIQAMVDGIRVPVSEDGGEDVPPPVSH